The following proteins are encoded in a genomic region of Natrinema sp. DC36:
- a CDS encoding cobyric acid synthase, with translation MTRTLLVAGTASHVGKSTVAAGLCRLLADRGVDVAPFKGQNMSNNARVVVRPDADGQPNSEQGSEGIDQWGEIGVSQFVQARAARTTPTTDCNPVLLKPRGDGESQLVLQGEAHEHVPAGAYYEEYWERAREAAEESYRRLAADNDVIVAEGAGSIGEINLHDRDLANVETARFADADILLLVDIERGGAFASLYGTIELVPDALRERIVGALITKFRGDPSLLEPGIEEIESKTGVPILGVLPYDDPGLPEEDSVSLPDTEERGVVGDDDGVPADRRVRIAVPRLPRISNATDLEALAAEPGVSVVYVPVDGNAADPLEGVDADAVVLPGTKNTVDDLLALHDAGFADALAAFDGPIVGVCGGYQLLGERITNAALEGTGEDDVVEGLGLLPVETRFEGDKRLEQTTVPVDGDASPLLEGATGHASGYEIHAGRTRALEDVSRPLGDSSAASGRILGTYLHGLFDNASVRTAFLDHVAQTAGIDRPSREDTTASSMTADGTGSTPSDRAARLVGEHVDLAALGEPFQEC, from the coding sequence ATGACCAGAACCCTCCTCGTCGCCGGAACCGCGAGTCACGTCGGTAAATCGACGGTCGCTGCCGGCCTCTGCAGGTTGCTCGCCGATCGTGGAGTCGACGTCGCGCCGTTCAAGGGCCAGAACATGAGCAACAACGCTCGAGTCGTCGTTCGGCCGGACGCGGACGGCCAGCCGAATAGCGAACAGGGCAGTGAGGGAATCGACCAGTGGGGCGAAATCGGCGTCTCCCAGTTCGTCCAGGCTCGAGCGGCCCGAACCACGCCGACCACCGACTGCAACCCGGTCCTGCTCAAACCTCGCGGCGACGGCGAGAGCCAGTTGGTGTTGCAGGGCGAGGCCCACGAGCACGTTCCCGCCGGCGCGTACTACGAGGAGTACTGGGAGCGGGCGCGCGAGGCGGCCGAGGAATCGTATCGCAGACTCGCGGCCGACAACGACGTGATCGTCGCCGAGGGCGCGGGCAGTATCGGCGAGATCAACCTGCACGATCGGGACCTCGCGAACGTCGAGACCGCCCGGTTCGCCGACGCCGACATCCTCCTGCTGGTCGACATCGAACGCGGCGGGGCCTTCGCCAGCCTCTACGGGACCATCGAACTCGTTCCCGACGCCCTCCGCGAGCGCATCGTCGGCGCGCTCATCACGAAATTCCGGGGCGATCCGTCGCTGCTCGAGCCCGGTATCGAAGAAATCGAATCGAAGACCGGAGTCCCAATTCTCGGCGTGCTCCCCTACGACGACCCCGGTCTCCCCGAGGAGGACAGCGTCAGCCTCCCCGATACCGAAGAGCGAGGCGTCGTCGGCGACGACGACGGCGTCCCAGCGGACCGTCGAGTGCGGATCGCAGTGCCCCGATTGCCCCGAATTTCGAACGCAACCGACCTCGAGGCGCTGGCGGCCGAACCCGGCGTCTCGGTGGTGTACGTGCCGGTCGACGGAAACGCGGCCGATCCGCTCGAGGGCGTCGACGCCGACGCGGTCGTCCTCCCGGGTACGAAGAACACGGTCGACGACCTGCTGGCGCTCCACGACGCCGGCTTCGCCGACGCGCTCGCAGCCTTCGACGGGCCGATCGTCGGCGTCTGCGGCGGCTATCAGCTGCTCGGCGAGCGGATCACCAACGCCGCGCTCGAGGGAACCGGCGAGGACGACGTCGTCGAGGGACTGGGCCTGTTGCCGGTCGAGACTCGCTTCGAGGGCGACAAGCGCCTCGAGCAGACGACGGTTCCCGTCGACGGGGACGCATCACCGCTGCTCGAGGGTGCTACGGGCCACGCGTCGGGCTACGAGATCCACGCCGGCCGGACCCGCGCGCTCGAGGACGTGAGCCGACCGCTCGGGGACTCGAGTGCGGCGAGTGGCCGGATACTGGGGACCTATCTGCACGGCCTGTTCGACAACGCGTCGGTCCGGACGGCGTTTCTCGATCACGTCGCCCAGACAGCCGGTATCGATCGCCCGTCGCGCGAGGACACTACAGCATCATCGATGACGGCCGACGGAACGGGGTCGACGCCGTCCGATCGAGCGGCGCGACTCGTCGGCGAGCACGTCGATCTGGCGGCGCTCGGCGAACCGTTTCAG
- a CDS encoding helix-turn-helix domain-containing protein, producing the protein MSTPDRTPTDLETVRERLNVVTQETRFALVQDLLGHPEGLPTLKELDYVNPSKSRTTIRQHLQQLIEAGIVEEVTLPTERRRNDLPYKFYGISEEGRQFLEAHDLLRAEETLHDVYARVEKTDEIERYETAPRPER; encoded by the coding sequence ATGAGCACACCGGATCGAACGCCGACTGACCTCGAGACCGTTCGCGAGCGGCTGAACGTCGTCACTCAGGAGACGCGATTCGCTCTCGTGCAGGATCTCCTCGGTCATCCCGAGGGACTACCGACGCTGAAAGAACTGGATTACGTGAACCCGAGCAAGAGCCGAACGACGATCCGACAACACCTCCAGCAACTCATCGAAGCGGGGATCGTCGAGGAAGTCACTCTCCCGACGGAACGCCGCCGGAACGATCTCCCGTACAAGTTCTACGGTATCAGCGAGGAGGGACGCCAGTTCCTCGAGGCGCACGACCTCCTGCGAGCGGAAGAGACGCTCCACGACGTCTACGCGCGGGTAGAGAAGACCGACGAGATCGAGCGATACGAGACCGCACCGCGACCCGAACGCTAG
- a CDS encoding ABC transporter ATP-binding protein, whose translation MAVIRVDGLRKSYGSVEAVSGMEFTVDRGELYGFLGPNGAGKTTTIRTLTGQIRPDAGTVRVLETDPTTEPIETRRRVGILPEQGSPPSFLTPREYLEFVGEVRDLRPERVADQTAAWAERLGFESKLDTLHTDLSRGQQQKVMIAQAFVHEPDVVFIDEPLANLDPLVQEQVKRFLVSYAAGDNAVFVSTHNIDVAEDICTRVGIVADGQLVTERSINDGDASDESLLELFLDRVSGADARDVPTLEGMDGPNA comes from the coding sequence ATGGCAGTAATTCGCGTAGATGGGCTGCGGAAGTCCTACGGATCCGTCGAGGCGGTGTCCGGGATGGAGTTCACCGTCGACCGCGGGGAGCTGTACGGCTTTCTCGGGCCGAACGGCGCCGGCAAGACGACGACGATTCGGACGCTGACTGGGCAGATTCGGCCGGACGCGGGAACGGTGCGCGTTCTCGAGACGGATCCGACGACGGAACCGATCGAGACGCGCCGGCGGGTCGGTATCCTGCCGGAACAGGGATCGCCACCGAGCTTTCTCACACCGCGCGAGTACCTCGAGTTCGTCGGCGAGGTCCGCGACCTTCGGCCGGAGCGAGTCGCCGATCAGACCGCGGCGTGGGCCGAGCGACTCGGATTCGAGAGCAAGCTCGACACGCTGCACACGGATCTCTCCCGCGGGCAACAACAGAAGGTGATGATCGCGCAGGCGTTCGTCCACGAGCCGGACGTGGTCTTCATCGACGAGCCGCTGGCGAACCTCGATCCGCTCGTCCAGGAGCAGGTCAAGCGGTTCCTCGTCTCCTACGCGGCCGGCGACAACGCCGTCTTCGTCTCGACGCACAACATCGACGTCGCCGAGGACATCTGCACCCGCGTCGGCATCGTCGCCGACGGCCAACTCGTCACGGAGCGGTCGATCAACGACGGCGACGCAAGCGACGAATCGCTACTCGAGCTCTTCCTCGACCGCGTCAGCGGGGCCGATGCACGGGACGTGCCGACGCTCGAGGGGATGGACGGGCCGAACGCATGA
- a CDS encoding NAD(P)H-hydrate dehydratase gives MITGERMAAVDANAAALGVARKQLMESSGHAVARTVRDVAEPGARVLVVAGRGNNGGDAFVAARFLDEYEVTTLLLGRAALIGTDIARENWDALERSDYDTRAVTDSSEFESDSSAFDLDEADVIVDAMLGTGISGDLREPAATAARAINEADATVVAVDVPSGFDADGGDHAANGVEADRVVTFHDTKPGLDELAADVTVADIGIPAAAERFVGPGDIELARPDGRAGRPYIIGGGPYTGAPALAAQAALRASAELSFVAAPESVAGEIQGYSEDLIVQSYESDVLTPERAEDLLETAEKYDNVVVLGPGLGTADETLEAARQFLESYTGRVVVDADALAVVPDLETDATLVCTPNRRELARMGGPDVDDLADAADEIEAFAAELGHVVLAKGANDVITDGERTRISRSGTVGMKVGGTGDTLAGIVAALLEHAEPLDAAAAGAHVNGLAGERLAETQAFGFLASEMLEEIPAVLWGGADE, from the coding sequence ATGATCACAGGCGAGCGAATGGCCGCCGTCGACGCGAACGCCGCGGCGCTCGGCGTGGCGCGAAAGCAGCTGATGGAGTCGAGCGGACACGCCGTCGCCCGGACGGTTCGGGACGTTGCGGAGCCGGGCGCTCGAGTCCTCGTCGTCGCCGGCCGCGGGAACAACGGCGGGGACGCGTTCGTCGCGGCCCGATTCCTAGATGAATACGAGGTGACGACGCTGCTGCTCGGCCGTGCGGCGCTGATCGGCACCGACATCGCTCGCGAGAACTGGGACGCGCTCGAGCGGTCCGATTACGATACGCGAGCGGTGACCGACTCGAGCGAGTTCGAATCCGACTCGAGTGCGTTCGACCTCGACGAGGCGGACGTAATCGTCGACGCGATGCTGGGAACGGGGATCAGCGGCGACCTTCGGGAACCGGCGGCGACCGCGGCGCGGGCGATCAACGAGGCCGACGCGACCGTCGTCGCGGTCGACGTGCCCTCCGGGTTCGACGCCGACGGGGGCGACCACGCGGCCAACGGCGTCGAGGCCGACCGCGTGGTCACCTTCCACGACACGAAACCGGGGTTGGACGAACTCGCGGCCGACGTCACCGTCGCGGATATCGGCATTCCGGCCGCAGCCGAGCGATTCGTCGGCCCCGGCGATATCGAGCTCGCGCGGCCCGACGGTCGCGCGGGGCGACCCTACATCATCGGCGGCGGTCCCTACACCGGCGCGCCGGCGCTCGCGGCACAGGCCGCGCTTCGCGCCAGCGCGGAACTCTCCTTCGTCGCCGCTCCCGAGTCCGTCGCCGGCGAGATCCAGGGCTACAGCGAGGACCTCATCGTCCAGTCGTACGAGAGCGACGTTCTCACGCCCGAGCGGGCCGAGGACCTCCTCGAGACCGCGGAAAAATACGACAACGTCGTCGTGCTGGGTCCGGGGCTCGGCACCGCCGACGAGACGCTCGAGGCGGCTCGGCAATTCCTCGAGTCGTACACCGGTCGCGTCGTCGTCGACGCGGACGCGCTCGCGGTCGTCCCCGACCTCGAGACGGACGCGACGCTTGTCTGTACGCCCAACCGACGGGAACTCGCGAGAATGGGCGGGCCGGACGTCGACGACCTGGCCGACGCGGCCGACGAGATCGAAGCGTTCGCGGCCGAGCTGGGCCACGTCGTGCTCGCGAAGGGAGCGAACGACGTCATCACCGACGGCGAGCGAACGCGGATCAGTCGCTCGGGAACCGTGGGGATGAAAGTCGGCGGCACCGGCGACACGCTCGCCGGAATCGTCGCGGCGCTGCTGGAACACGCCGAGCCGCTCGACGCCGCCGCAGCGGGGGCCCACGTCAACGGCCTCGCGGGCGAACGGCTGGCGGAAACCCAGGCCTTCGGTTTTCTTGCGTCCGAGATGCTCGAGGAAATCCCCGCGGTCCTGTGGGGTGGTGCGGATGAATGA
- the moaC gene encoding cyclic pyranopterin monophosphate synthase MoaC: MNETPDERPTAEGAADADDLTHTTDEGDVQMVDVGDKPDSERRAVAVGEIRLQPSTVEAIRDDGIGKGDVLATARVGAIQAVKHTWETIPMCHQIPITNVDTDFSLDDDRIELRVAVETTGKTGCEMEALEGVTTGLNVVWDMVKAVEKDADGQYPDTGIENVRVLAKEKERA; this comes from the coding sequence ATGAATGAGACCCCCGACGAGCGGCCGACGGCGGAGGGGGCCGCGGACGCCGACGACCTCACACACACGACCGACGAGGGCGATGTCCAGATGGTCGACGTCGGCGACAAACCCGACAGCGAGCGACGCGCGGTCGCCGTCGGCGAGATCCGACTTCAGCCGTCGACGGTCGAGGCCATTCGAGACGACGGGATCGGCAAGGGAGACGTCCTCGCGACCGCTCGCGTCGGTGCGATCCAGGCCGTCAAACACACGTGGGAGACGATTCCGATGTGCCACCAGATTCCGATCACGAACGTCGACACCGACTTCTCGCTCGACGACGATCGGATCGAACTCCGCGTCGCCGTCGAGACCACCGGCAAGACGGGCTGCGAGATGGAGGCCCTCGAGGGCGTGACGACCGGCCTCAACGTCGTCTGGGACATGGTCAAGGCCGTCGAGAAGGACGCGGACGGGCAGTACCCCGACACCGGGATCGAGAACGTGCGCGTGCTCGCGAAGGAGAAGGAGCGAGCGTGA
- a CDS encoding nitronate monooxygenase, protein MTLTTPLCDLLEIEYPIVQAPIGSATTPELAAAVSNAGGLGHLAVTWRDLEETRRAIRGTHELTDQPFAVNLVCDDATTIVERDEHLEAILDAGADVVTLSFGEAAPFVEQIHEAGALVFQTVGSAAAAREAVAAGVDAVVTQGLEAGGHVQSEVATTALVPRVADAVGDEVPIVAAGGIADGRGIAAALALGADGAWLGTRFVATEEASVHETYRRRLRESDETDTAYTTLFDKGWPGTPHRVLRNDTLERWEAAGRPPAGDRPGEDDVVARTDDGDGEEIERYDEALATPAVKGDIEEMALFAGQSVGLTDDVRPAGALLEELVAETIETLSELPAARHG, encoded by the coding sequence ATGACGCTGACGACACCGCTGTGTGACCTGCTCGAGATCGAGTATCCGATCGTGCAAGCACCGATCGGGAGCGCGACGACCCCCGAACTCGCGGCGGCCGTCTCGAACGCCGGCGGCCTCGGCCACCTCGCGGTCACGTGGCGCGACCTCGAGGAAACGCGCCGGGCGATCCGCGGGACGCACGAGTTGACCGACCAGCCGTTCGCGGTCAACCTCGTGTGCGACGACGCGACGACGATCGTGGAGAGGGACGAGCACCTCGAGGCGATTCTCGATGCCGGGGCCGATGTCGTCACGCTTTCCTTCGGCGAGGCAGCGCCCTTCGTCGAGCAGATTCACGAGGCTGGCGCGCTCGTGTTTCAGACCGTCGGCAGCGCTGCTGCTGCACGCGAGGCGGTCGCCGCCGGGGTCGACGCCGTCGTCACGCAGGGCCTCGAGGCCGGCGGCCACGTCCAGAGCGAGGTTGCGACGACGGCGCTCGTGCCCCGGGTCGCGGACGCGGTCGGTGACGAGGTGCCGATCGTCGCGGCCGGCGGCATCGCCGACGGACGAGGAATCGCGGCCGCGCTCGCGCTGGGGGCTGACGGCGCGTGGCTCGGTACGCGGTTCGTCGCGACCGAAGAGGCCAGCGTCCACGAGACGTATCGGCGACGGCTCCGCGAGAGCGACGAAACCGATACCGCGTACACGACCCTCTTCGACAAGGGCTGGCCCGGAACCCCGCATCGAGTGCTGCGAAACGACACGCTCGAGCGCTGGGAGGCGGCGGGGCGGCCACCCGCGGGCGACCGTCCCGGCGAGGACGACGTCGTCGCACGGACTGACGACGGTGACGGCGAGGAAATCGAGCGCTACGACGAGGCTCTCGCGACGCCGGCTGTCAAGGGTGATATCGAGGAGATGGCGCTGTTCGCCGGCCAGAGCGTCGGGCTGACCGACGACGTTCGGCCGGCGGGAGCGCTCCTCGAGGAACTCGTCGCGGAGACGATCGAGACGCTCTCGGAGTTGCCGGCGGCCCGTCACGGCTGA
- a CDS encoding metal-dependent hydrolase — MADMLTHVLIAFTLATLFSIRYQWITSRLASVAMAGSMIPDLNRLKWVVSPETVESVLGLSVSWRPMHSIGGVAIAICIGALLVRPQYRRAVAILLTLGALSHFALDLLLVPPAGSYRYLWPLTSADIVVPGFYSSRDRWTAPVAILLALGTRSLAQRRRRRSLEPEPTVRADG; from the coding sequence ATGGCAGATATGCTGACCCACGTGCTGATCGCGTTTACGCTCGCGACGCTGTTCTCGATTCGATACCAGTGGATTACCTCGCGATTGGCGAGCGTTGCAATGGCCGGCTCGATGATCCCCGATCTCAATCGATTGAAATGGGTCGTCTCACCGGAGACAGTCGAATCAGTGCTCGGGCTGTCCGTCTCGTGGCGGCCGATGCACTCGATCGGCGGTGTCGCAATCGCGATTTGCATCGGTGCGCTCCTCGTCCGTCCGCAGTATCGACGAGCGGTTGCGATACTGCTCACGCTCGGAGCGCTGTCTCACTTCGCGCTCGATCTCCTGTTAGTGCCGCCGGCGGGCTCGTACCGGTATCTCTGGCCACTCACCAGCGCGGACATCGTCGTCCCCGGATTCTACAGTAGCCGAGATCGATGGACGGCACCCGTTGCGATTCTGCTCGCACTCGGTACCCGATCGCTCGCACAGCGTCGACGGCGTCGATCGCTCGAGCCGGAGCCCACGGTACGGGCTGACGGATGA
- a CDS encoding HVO_A0556 family zinc finger protein, with amino-acid sequence MRGVEDTRLDEETLLSRLEGNSCPQCTAGTLERGTYKENVAIVCPTCETPQVQLWDARSR; translated from the coding sequence ATGAGAGGTGTGGAAGATACTCGTTTGGACGAAGAAACGCTTCTGTCGCGCCTCGAGGGGAATTCGTGTCCGCAGTGTACCGCGGGGACGCTCGAGCGTGGCACGTACAAGGAGAACGTCGCCATCGTCTGTCCGACGTGCGAGACGCCCCAGGTGCAGCTCTGGGACGCGCGCTCTCGCTGA
- a CDS encoding glycosyltransferase family 4 protein, which yields MDIAFVTNVVFPFVKGGAEKRIHEIGTRLAANGHDVTIYGRHFWDGPQVMDYEGMTLYGVAPAQELYADERRSITEAIDFSTRLLPHLRRNADDHDVIVASLFPYFPVLASKLTTLGTDTPLITTWHEVWLDYWDDYLGRLAPFGKGIERLTATTPHYPIAVSSVTADRLTEIGPSRDRIEVVPNGIDVNQIESTEPTNDGFTVLYAGRLIEDKHVDLLLEAFDRIAHTVPDATLGIIGDGPERERLEQQAKTLEHADRVTMLGFLEEYDDVLAHMRAADVFASPSTREGFGITFAEAMAADCTVIAAKHPESAASEVIGDAGFLASPTVDGVATVLERALAGERPSTDPTARAQRYDWDTVADQAAQCYRRAIDGTW from the coding sequence ATGGACATCGCTTTCGTGACGAATGTGGTGTTCCCGTTCGTGAAAGGCGGCGCGGAAAAGCGTATCCACGAAATCGGTACTCGCCTTGCAGCAAACGGGCACGATGTCACGATTTACGGCCGTCACTTCTGGGACGGTCCGCAGGTGATGGACTACGAGGGGATGACACTCTACGGCGTCGCACCGGCACAAGAACTCTACGCCGACGAACGTCGCTCAATCACGGAGGCGATCGATTTCTCTACCCGGCTACTCCCACATCTTCGACGAAACGCCGACGACCACGACGTCATCGTCGCGTCCCTCTTCCCTTACTTTCCCGTCCTCGCCTCGAAGCTCACCACCCTTGGAACCGACACGCCGCTAATCACCACCTGGCACGAGGTCTGGCTCGACTACTGGGACGACTACCTCGGTCGGCTCGCGCCGTTCGGCAAGGGGATCGAGCGACTCACGGCCACAACGCCACACTATCCGATCGCCGTCTCGAGCGTCACCGCCGATCGACTCACCGAAATCGGCCCGTCTCGGGACCGGATCGAGGTCGTCCCGAACGGAATCGACGTGAACCAGATCGAATCGACAGAGCCGACAAACGACGGCTTCACCGTCCTCTACGCGGGCCGCCTGATCGAGGACAAGCACGTCGATCTGCTCCTCGAGGCCTTCGACCGAATCGCACACACTGTCCCCGACGCGACTCTCGGCATCATCGGCGATGGGCCGGAACGTGAGCGCCTTGAGCAACAGGCCAAAACCCTCGAGCACGCCGACCGCGTAACCATGCTCGGATTCCTCGAGGAGTACGACGATGTCCTCGCACACATGCGCGCGGCGGATGTCTTCGCCTCGCCTTCGACCCGTGAAGGCTTCGGGATCACATTCGCGGAGGCGATGGCCGCGGACTGCACCGTGATCGCAGCGAAACATCCCGAGTCAGCCGCATCCGAGGTTATCGGCGATGCGGGCTTTCTCGCGTCCCCGACCGTCGACGGGGTCGCCACAGTGCTCGAGCGAGCACTAGCAGGTGAGCGTCCGAGTACGGATCCCACCGCTCGAGCGCAGCGATACGACTGGGATACCGTGGCCGATCAGGCGGCGCAGTGTTATCGCCGCGCGATCGACGGGACGTGGTAG
- a CDS encoding sulfatase, with amino-acid sequence MSIEPDNVILLSADALRADHLSCYGYHRDTSPVLDELADESIRFTRAYSASSHTREAVPALLTGEYPDVAIDSNYRLATDTIASRLSAEGFATGGFHSNPFVSRAYGFDRGFDEFDDDLHFGQHKLIALAQRALDKLRNRHYARAEEINKRSLSWIDSLANGESFFLWNHYMDTHGPYEPPGEYQQLYHDETVSDSKAQSLYQRAIKDPESITDAERQLLIDLYDAEIRYNDERIGTFLESLRERGLLEESLVIVTADHGDAFGEHGYYEHPRYLHEEITRVPLLVRPPDGRGEVVEAPASTLDIVPTVASAAGQEVELSLLEGVDDDRRVFSQARGEDGDSHLRRYALWTREEACFCEWDTNTDEIRFTETTTQSLRAELEAHVEQRLRVENGNGSGTDGEVDEEIERRLSALGYKE; translated from the coding sequence ATGAGTATCGAGCCGGACAATGTGATCCTGCTTTCGGCGGACGCTCTCCGGGCGGACCACCTCTCCTGTTATGGCTACCACCGGGACACGTCGCCGGTACTGGATGAACTCGCCGACGAGTCGATTCGGTTCACCCGGGCCTACAGCGCGAGTTCGCATACGCGCGAGGCGGTCCCGGCATTACTGACGGGGGAGTATCCCGACGTCGCTATCGATTCGAACTATCGGCTCGCAACGGACACGATCGCGTCTCGACTTTCGGCGGAAGGGTTCGCGACCGGTGGCTTTCACTCGAACCCGTTCGTCTCGAGAGCCTACGGCTTCGATCGCGGGTTCGACGAGTTCGATGACGATCTCCACTTCGGTCAGCACAAGCTCATCGCACTGGCCCAGCGGGCGCTCGACAAGTTGCGGAATCGCCACTACGCTCGAGCCGAAGAGATCAACAAGCGATCGCTTTCGTGGATCGATTCGCTTGCCAATGGTGAATCGTTCTTCCTCTGGAATCACTACATGGACACCCACGGGCCGTATGAACCGCCGGGTGAGTACCAGCAACTGTACCACGACGAGACGGTTTCGGACAGCAAGGCCCAGTCACTCTACCAGCGGGCGATCAAGGATCCTGAGTCGATTACCGATGCGGAACGCCAGCTGTTGATCGATCTGTACGACGCCGAGATTCGGTACAACGACGAACGAATCGGGACGTTTCTCGAGTCGTTGCGGGAGCGTGGATTGCTCGAGGAGTCATTGGTGATCGTCACGGCGGATCACGGCGACGCATTCGGCGAACACGGCTACTACGAACACCCGCGGTATCTCCACGAGGAGATCACGAGGGTGCCGCTGCTAGTCCGGCCGCCAGATGGGCGGGGCGAGGTGGTGGAGGCTCCTGCCAGCACGTTAGATATCGTCCCGACCGTAGCGTCGGCCGCCGGCCAGGAAGTCGAACTGTCGCTGCTTGAGGGAGTCGACGACGACAGACGGGTTTTCTCACAGGCACGTGGAGAGGACGGTGATAGTCACCTCCGCCGGTACGCCCTCTGGACGCGCGAGGAGGCGTGTTTCTGTGAGTGGGACACGAACACCGACGAGATTCGTTTTACCGAAACGACGACTCAGTCGTTGCGGGCCGAACTCGAAGCTCACGTCGAACAGCGGCTACGTGTCGAGAACGGGAACGGGTCCGGGACGGATGGTGAAGTGGACGAGGAGATCGAACGGCGGTTGAGCGCGCTGGGATACAAGGAGTAG
- a CDS encoding glycosyltransferase family 1 protein yields MKVGVNARTFTVDEPGGAVQTSIKHASGLIDRSDTDVVLFGDSSLTSLFPEATIVSTGYPVTSQAYGLVWERAVLPALADQSNIDVLYCPNGNAPVTQTSCPIVMCIHDVNALKGWSSGVHQLYRRLAVPRGADIASTITTVSEFSKREIVDNLEVPSSKVDVVHNGVDKTFFSSQSERLNGLPENYLLFVGSMNPRKNLERVVKSYATIKTQTDIPHKLVIIGPENKSIFKSVDIESRDDIITPGFVTEGELKYAYENADVFVFPSLYEGFGLPPLEALACGTPVVASETTSLGEILQEGCIQVDPEDIQDIADAVIQILEDEQLANELATQGKAFAREFTWENATRQLRDTLSKTV; encoded by the coding sequence ATGAAAGTTGGTGTGAACGCACGCACATTCACAGTCGATGAACCCGGAGGAGCTGTACAGACTTCAATTAAACATGCCAGCGGGCTTATCGACCGGTCCGATACTGATGTCGTTTTGTTCGGTGATAGTTCACTTACCTCTCTTTTCCCGGAAGCTACAATAGTCAGTACTGGATATCCTGTCACGTCACAAGCGTACGGCCTCGTTTGGGAACGGGCGGTACTGCCTGCTCTGGCAGACCAGTCTAACATTGATGTCTTATACTGTCCAAACGGAAATGCACCGGTGACCCAAACATCGTGTCCGATTGTCATGTGCATCCACGATGTGAATGCCCTCAAAGGATGGTCAAGTGGTGTCCACCAACTGTACAGAAGGTTAGCGGTTCCTCGTGGTGCCGATATTGCCAGCACTATCACAACGGTCTCCGAATTTTCGAAAAGAGAGATTGTCGACAATCTGGAGGTCCCATCCTCGAAAGTTGATGTCGTGCACAACGGTGTCGACAAGACGTTCTTTTCATCCCAGAGCGAACGGCTCAATGGGCTCCCCGAGAATTATCTCCTATTCGTTGGGTCGATGAACCCTCGGAAGAATCTCGAACGCGTTGTCAAATCGTACGCAACGATCAAAACGCAGACCGATATCCCGCATAAGCTAGTTATTATTGGTCCTGAGAACAAAAGCATCTTCAAGAGCGTCGATATCGAAAGCCGAGATGATATTATCACACCAGGATTCGTGACCGAAGGAGAATTGAAGTACGCCTACGAGAACGCGGATGTGTTTGTCTTTCCGTCTCTGTACGAAGGGTTCGGACTTCCGCCTCTAGAAGCTCTGGCGTGTGGCACGCCGGTCGTTGCGTCTGAAACAACATCTCTCGGAGAGATTCTTCAGGAAGGATGCATCCAGGTCGACCCCGAAGACATCCAGGACATCGCAGATGCAGTCATACAGATACTAGAGGACGAACAGTTAGCTAACGAACTCGCAACTCAGGGGAAAGCGTTTGCCCGAGAGTTCACCTGGGAGAACGCGACTAGACAACTGCGAGATACGCTATCAAAAACTGTGTGA